One genomic region from Haloterrigena gelatinilytica encodes:
- a CDS encoding sensor histidine kinase: MQRLEEDDWVADVGKQLPVSPLSILGFVLAATIGVRIAGETLSTRTILESIFPLVIATAVVLADRFLVAQDVSARDRLTVFAYSLGGFLAAFIVAALHLYIAYLDGLGSRSPLYLLLMSGTMGVGAGTVAGIYDIKQRAATREARRQSERLEEFASVVSHDLRNPLSVARGRLDAAFQTGNADHLKEVDAALTRMDELIEESLSVARSGTQVEETYEVPLEELAGDAWSSTATDEATYEVVDHRTLQVDPLRAKQLFENLFRNSIEHGREDVTIRVGACSGGFFVEDDGPGIPEDERDKILEQGYSTAEDGSGLGLAIVRAIADAHGWSVAVTESERGGARFEFTR; the protein is encoded by the coding sequence GTGCAACGGCTCGAAGAGGATGACTGGGTCGCGGACGTCGGTAAACAGCTCCCGGTCTCGCCGCTGTCGATTCTCGGATTCGTCCTCGCCGCTACCATCGGCGTGCGGATCGCCGGCGAGACCCTCTCGACGAGGACGATCCTCGAGAGCATCTTTCCGCTCGTGATCGCGACGGCGGTCGTCCTCGCCGACCGGTTCCTCGTCGCGCAGGACGTCTCGGCGCGGGATCGACTCACCGTTTTCGCGTACAGTCTCGGCGGCTTTCTCGCCGCGTTCATCGTGGCGGCGTTACACCTCTACATCGCCTACCTCGACGGACTCGGCTCCCGCTCGCCGCTGTACCTGTTGTTGATGAGCGGGACGATGGGCGTCGGCGCCGGCACCGTCGCCGGCATCTACGACATCAAACAGCGGGCCGCGACCCGCGAGGCGCGCCGGCAGAGCGAGCGCTTAGAGGAGTTCGCCAGCGTCGTCAGCCACGACCTCCGGAACCCCCTCAGCGTCGCGCGCGGGCGCCTCGATGCGGCCTTCCAGACCGGGAACGCCGACCACCTCAAGGAGGTCGACGCCGCCCTGACGCGGATGGACGAACTGATCGAGGAGTCGCTGTCGGTCGCCCGCAGCGGGACGCAGGTCGAGGAGACCTACGAGGTGCCCCTCGAGGAACTCGCCGGCGACGCCTGGTCGTCGACCGCGACCGACGAGGCGACCTACGAGGTGGTCGACCACCGAACGCTCCAGGTCGATCCGCTGCGGGCGAAACAGCTCTTCGAGAACCTCTTTCGGAATTCGATCGAGCACGGCCGGGAGGACGTCACCATCCGCGTCGGCGCCTGTTCGGGGGGCTTTTTCGTCGAAGACGACGGCCCCGGGATTCCCGAGGACGAACGCGACAAGATCTTAGAGCAGGGGTACTCGACGGCCGAGGACGGGTCCGGACTCGGGCTCGCGATCGTCCGCGCCATCGCGGACGCGCACGGCTGGTCGGTCGCGGTCACGGAAAGCGAACGCGGCGGCGCGCGGTTCGAGTTCACGCGGTAG
- a CDS encoding DUF7411 family protein — protein MELGLLYSGGKDSTLAALLLEEFYDVTLVTAHFGVSDDWKHARETAASMGFEFERLELDADIAREAAATIREDGFPRNGIQRVHQHALERLADREYDAIADGTRRDDRVPTISRAQAQSLEDRHDVDYIAPLSGFGRTAVDRLVDARLEVTVGPSEEIDRADYEAELRTVIADEGGPGAVDDCFPDHTQTYVTGVRRASE, from the coding sequence ATGGAGCTGGGACTGCTCTACAGCGGCGGCAAGGACTCGACGCTCGCGGCCCTTCTCCTCGAGGAGTTCTACGACGTCACGCTGGTGACGGCCCACTTCGGCGTCAGCGACGACTGGAAACACGCCCGCGAGACCGCCGCCTCGATGGGATTCGAGTTCGAGCGACTCGAACTGGACGCCGATATCGCTCGCGAGGCCGCGGCGACGATTCGAGAAGACGGCTTCCCTCGCAACGGCATCCAGCGGGTTCACCAGCACGCACTCGAGCGACTGGCCGACCGCGAGTACGACGCCATCGCCGACGGGACGCGCCGGGACGACCGCGTGCCGACGATCTCCCGCGCGCAGGCCCAGAGCCTGGAGGATCGCCACGACGTCGACTACATCGCGCCGCTGTCGGGCTTCGGCCGCACCGCCGTCGACCGACTCGTCGACGCGCGACTCGAGGTGACCGTGGGTCCGAGCGAGGAGATCGATCGCGCCGACTACGAGGCGGAACTCCGGACGGTCATCGCCGACGAGGGCGGCCCCGGAGCCGTCGACGACTGCTTCCCCGATCACACGCAGACGTACGTGACGGGCGTTCGGCGAGCGAGCGAATAA
- a CDS encoding DNA-binding protein, giving the protein MSDTPDEEKLEELRQKKMEQLQEQADGQQGGSQEAAKQQAEAQKKAVLRQHLTDDARKRLNTVKMSKPQFGEQVERQVISLARSGRMQGKIDDEKMKQLLQELKPDSQSFDIKRR; this is encoded by the coding sequence ATGAGTGACACACCCGACGAGGAGAAACTCGAGGAGCTGCGACAGAAGAAAATGGAGCAGCTACAGGAGCAGGCCGACGGCCAGCAGGGCGGCTCGCAGGAGGCCGCCAAACAACAGGCCGAGGCCCAGAAGAAGGCCGTCCTCCGCCAGCACCTGACCGACGACGCTCGCAAGCGGCTCAACACGGTCAAGATGAGCAAACCGCAGTTCGGCGAACAGGTCGAACGACAGGTCATCAGCCTGGCCCGCAGCGGCCGCATGCAGGGGAAGATCGACGACGAGAAGATGAAACAGCTCCTCCAGGAGCTGAAACCCGACTCCCAGAGCTTCGACATCAAGCGGCGCTGA
- a CDS encoding 30S ribosomal protein S19e: MATMYDVPADDLIEALADDLEERLDEPDWGKFAKSGVANELPPEQEDFWATRAASLLRKVADRGPIGVERLSTEYGGAKGGSNRYQVAPDKRADGSKNLIRTILQQLEEEDLVETAEGEGRRITAEGQSLLDDTAGEVLEELDRPELERYA; this comes from the coding sequence ATGGCTACGATGTACGACGTTCCGGCAGACGACCTCATCGAGGCGCTCGCCGACGATCTCGAGGAACGGCTCGACGAACCCGACTGGGGCAAGTTCGCCAAGAGCGGTGTCGCCAACGAACTGCCGCCCGAACAGGAGGACTTCTGGGCGACCCGCGCCGCGAGCCTCCTGCGGAAGGTCGCCGACCGCGGCCCGATCGGCGTCGAGCGACTCTCGACCGAGTACGGCGGCGCGAAGGGCGGTTCGAACCGCTACCAGGTCGCCCCGGACAAGCGCGCCGACGGCTCGAAGAACCTCATCCGAACGATCCTCCAGCAGCTCGAAGAGGAGGATCTCGTCGAGACCGCCGAGGGCGAGGGCCGACGCATCACCGCCGAGGGACAGAGCCTCCTCGACGACACCGCCGGCGAGGTCCTCGAGGAACTCGACCGTCCGGAACTCGAGCGCTACGCGTAA